Genomic segment of Buchnera aphidicola (Aphis fabae):
TGCTTTAAAATTAGCAAAAAAATATAAGTTAGATAAAAAATCTGTTATGTTAGCAGCAGCAGATACATTTCGAGCAGCAGCAATAGAGCAATTACAAATATTAGGGAAAAAACATGATATTCCAGTTATAGCTCAAATTTCCGGAGCCGATCCAGCTGCAGTAGCATTTGATGCATTAAAATCTGCTATTTCGAAAAAAATAGATGTTTTAATAATTGATACAGCAGGAAGATTACATAATAAGCAACATTTATTAGAAGAATTAAAAAAAATAATTAGAGTTATGAAAAAGTTAAATGTATCTGCTCCACATGAAATAGTATTAGTAATTGATGCTTGTAATGGACAAAATACAATCAAACAAACTGAAATGTTTCATAAATCACTTAATTTAACTGGATTAATTATTACTAAATTAGATGGAACAGCAAAAGGAGGGGTAATTTTTGCATTATCAGATCAATTTTCTATTCCTATTCGTTATATTGGAACTGGTGAAAAGTCAACTGATTTGCTTGCTTTTAATAGTAGTGATTTTATTAATTCTATTTTTCATAATATAAAATAATTTTTTTATAAATTTTAAAGTATAAATAATTTATGTTGTTAATTTTATTCTAATACAAATACATTTAATATTTATATAAATTTTTGATTTTAAATTTTAACTAAAGTATGATAAAAATATCCCACATACTTATAATTAATTCAACATATTTCGTTCATGCTGGAATTAACATGACTAATAAAGTGCAGATTTTGTCTGTAACATCATTAGGTAACTTAGATGCTTATATTAGAATAGCTAATTTATGGCCTATGTTATCTATTGAAGAAGAAAAGTTATTGACTCATCGTTTACGTTACAATAGTGATTTAGATGCTGCTAAAACTTTAATTCTTTCTCATCTTCGATTTGTTATTCATATTTCACGTAATTATTCAGGATATGGTTTACTTCAAGCTGATTTAATACAAGAAGGAAATATAGGTTTAATGAAAGCAGTTCGAAGATTTAATCCTGAAATTGGAGTGCGTTTAGTTTCCTTTGCAGTTCATTGGATTAAATCCGAGATACATGAATATGTACTTAGAAATTGGAGAATTGTAAAAGTCGCCACTACAAAAGCTCAAAGAAAACTATTTTTTAATTTAAGAAAAAGTAAGAATAGACTAGGTTGGTTTAATAAAGAAGAAATTGAAATCGTTGCTCGAGAATTAGGGGTAAGTACAGCTGATGTTAGAGAAATGGAATCTCGTATGTCAGCTCAGGATGTAACTTTTAATTCATTTCCAGATGAAGATTTAAAAGATGGTAAAAATCATTTAAATATGCCTTATTTGCAAGATAAAACATCTGATTTTGCTAATGGATTTGAACGAGATAATTGGGATGAACATGCAACACATAAATTAAGTAATGCTTTGTTAGGTTTAGATAAACGTAGCCGTGATATTATTCAGTCTAGATGGCTTGATAACAATAAAAAAAATACTCTACAAGCATTGGCAAATAATTATGGAATTTCCGCAGAACGTGTACGACAATTAGAAAAAAATGCTATGAAGAAATTAAAAATAGCCATAGAAAATTAAATTAAAATGTAAAAATATTGTTAATTAAAATATACTTTTATATCATATAGAGTATGAGGCTATTGTATAGAACTAAAAACTCATACTCTTTTATATAAAATGAATATAAATTTTTATTCTACTGTTACAGATTTTGCAAGATTTCTTGGTTGATCTATATTTGTTCCTTTACTTAAAGCAATATAATATGCAAGTAACTGTAATGGAATTATATAAAAAATAGGTGCTATTATATCTTCCACATATGGAACTTTTAAAAGTGTGATATTGTTTTCTAAATTTATTTCTTCATCAGAAAAAATATAGATTAAACCACCTCTTGTACATATTTCTTGAATATTTTGTTTTGTTTTCTCAAGTAATGAGTTTTTTGGAGCTGTAATAATAATAGGTATATTTTTATCAATTAATGCAAGAGGTCCATGTTTTAATTCTCCAGATGGATAAGCTTCTGCATGGATATAAGAAATTTCTTTTAATTTTAACGCTCCTTCCATAGCTATAGGATATTGATCACCTCTTCCAAGAAATAATATATTTTTTTTATTATATAACTTTTTTGCTATATTTTGAATTTCTTTGTTTTTTTTTAAAACTTCTTCAATTCTATGTGGTAAAACAGTTAAAATTTTTACAATTTTTTTTTCAATATCATTTTCTTTTTTTTTGATACTAACTATTTTTGCTACTAACATTAACAAAACAGTTAGTTGTGTAGTAAATGATTTAGTAGAAGCGACTCCAATTTCAACTCCTGCTTTAGTTAATAAATAGTTATCGGATTCTTGTACTAAAGACGAACCTTTCATATTACATATAGTTAAATTGCCTAAATATCCTAATTTTTTAGAAATTCTTAATGCTGTTAAAGTATCTGCTGTTTCACCTGATTGAGATAAAGTAATAAAAAAACTTTTTTTTCTTACTGCTAATTTTCGAGAAGAAAATTCAGAAGCCACTTCTACATCACATGGAATATTAGCAAGTGATTCAAACCAATGCTTAGAGACCATTGCAGCATGATAAGAAGTTCCGCATGCAACTATTTGAATATGTTCTA
This window contains:
- the glmS gene encoding glutamine--fructose-6-phosphate transaminase (isomerizing) → MCGIVAAVTQRNIINFLLKSIKRLEYRGYDSSGLAIVNKNNDFNRVRCVGKVDELIEKTKNKKLFGTIGLAHTRWATHGKVSEKNTHPHISSHIAIVHNGIIENSLQLRSLLKKQGYIFNSDTDTEVIVHLLHWEQKKTGKSLLEVLNNSLIKLNGNYSMVIMDSHNPSKLIAVCSGSPLIIGLGKGENFIASDQIALLNITKRFIYLKKGDIAIVKPEKTKIFNKNNSIIQRKIITSDVKYECVKKGKYKHYMEKEIYEQPKSIRNTLKNRLKDNTTIYFSELGLKEKNIFLHLEHIQIVACGTSYHAAMVSKHWFESLANIPCDVEVASEFSSRKLAVRKKSFFITLSQSGETADTLTALRISKKLGYLGNLTICNMKGSSLVQESDNYLLTKAGVEIGVASTKSFTTQLTVLLMLVAKIVSIKKKENDIEKKIVKILTVLPHRIEEVLKKNKEIQNIAKKLYNKKNILFLGRGDQYPIAMEGALKLKEISYIHAEAYPSGELKHGPLALIDKNIPIIITAPKNSLLEKTKQNIQEICTRGGLIYIFSDEEINLENNITLLKVPYVEDIIAPIFYIIPLQLLAYYIALSKGTNIDQPRNLAKSVTVE
- the ftsY gene encoding signal recognition particle-docking protein FtsY, with the protein product MNDNKKNNLFSWINSKIIKRNKIDLNKCKIQNKINTKDFKKLDNENNIKMNFFFKLKESLKKTKNFFGDGISRIFSLKHIDNALFEELEDTMILSDIGVNTTEKIIQGLISDTHRQVLKNPKEVYFLLQERMHLILKKVEKPLLISNQIPFVILVVGVNGTGKTTTALKLAKKYKLDKKSVMLAAADTFRAAAIEQLQILGKKHDIPVIAQISGADPAAVAFDALKSAISKKIDVLIIDTAGRLHNKQHLLEELKKIIRVMKKLNVSAPHEIVLVIDACNGQNTIKQTEMFHKSLNLTGLIITKLDGTAKGGVIFALSDQFSIPIRYIGTGEKSTDLLAFNSSDFINSIFHNIK
- the rpoH gene encoding RNA polymerase sigma factor RpoH — its product is MTNKVQILSVTSLGNLDAYIRIANLWPMLSIEEEKLLTHRLRYNSDLDAAKTLILSHLRFVIHISRNYSGYGLLQADLIQEGNIGLMKAVRRFNPEIGVRLVSFAVHWIKSEIHEYVLRNWRIVKVATTKAQRKLFFNLRKSKNRLGWFNKEEIEIVARELGVSTADVREMESRMSAQDVTFNSFPDEDLKDGKNHLNMPYLQDKTSDFANGFERDNWDEHATHKLSNALLGLDKRSRDIIQSRWLDNNKKNTLQALANNYGISAERVRQLEKNAMKKLKIAIEN